AAGATGAAGAAGATTTCCATGTACGGGACGAGCCACTGCATGGGCCATTTGTCATCGACCTGCATGGTGTTGAGCAGCGTGCTGTTGCGGAAGAAGTTGTTCGCGAAGTAGCCGAACGACTCGACGCCGATTCCCAGAATGAACAGGGTGGGGCCCAGAAAGAGAACCAGCCCCATGAAGAAGAAGAAGGCTTTCGTGGTCCCGGAGGACAGGATGCGCATGCCTTTTTTCAGACCGGAATAGGAAGAGATGACATAGATGGGGATTATGATCGCTGCCGCAGCGGCCCAGGTCTTGTGGCCCGGTACGTAGTCGAAGATCATTCCGGTTCCGCTGCCTATCTGCATGAGCCCGGCCCCCATGCTGGTGGCAATGGCGCAGCAGAGGGAGAACAGACAGATCGCATGCACGGTTGCCGTCAGGACCGGGCGCGATTTTTTGGGGAAAAGTGCATACATTCCGGCAGCTACCGAGAGCGGATAGTTGCGATTGTAGCTCACCAGGGCGATGGCCACGCCACAGATGGTATAGAAACAGTACTGGGCGATGGTCCAGTGCAGCGTGGTTTGGGCGATGGCAAAAACGCCTGCGTCCTTTGTGCCGGGAGTGATGTGGAGGCTGAGAGGCGGTTGCATCATGTGATAGATGGGTTCCCCCATGGCCCAGAACAGAATGCCGATGCCGATGCAGCCGCACAGCGACAGGGCAAACCACTGCCAGAAAGTAAATTCCGGTTTGGCGTCCTTGCCTCCGAGTCTGATGTTTCCGATGGGGGAAAGGGCTATTCCCACGGTAAACATGATGATGATGATCGCCAAGGAGACTTCCAGCCACCCGAAGTTCACATGAATCCACTCCATGACCGTTTTCAGGATGGCCGCGAGATACTCGTGGTAGGTCAGTCCCAGGGTGATCCCGCCAAGCAATAGCAGGAATCCTGGCCAGAAGGTAAAATGGTTGAGTCTTCTTCGGTCGTCCGTTTCTCCTACTTTCGGCATAATTCCTCTCCTGCTTTTCCGAAGAACCGTGTCACAATTCGGGCGTTTTCTGGTTGCATCTCGGCAGCCAGGTGAGCAGCAATTCTAGCGGGGCGTTATAGGTGCAGTGACTCAAAAAGCTATACCGTTTCTCAACATGTTGTACCATTTTGTGGTAAGATTAAAAAAGTCGGACGATGATGTCAATATGCTTTCTGAATTTTACTGACGCTTTTCTATCCGGCTGGGTGATAAATATTCGCGATGGAGTGAGTAAATATCGAACTATAATAGTTGAACATGTGAAAAAAGCTCGATCAAT
Above is a window of Pseudodesulfovibrio tunisiensis DNA encoding:
- a CDS encoding BCCT family transporter, yielding MPKVGETDDRRRLNHFTFWPGFLLLLGGITLGLTYHEYLAAILKTVMEWIHVNFGWLEVSLAIIIIMFTVGIALSPIGNIRLGGKDAKPEFTFWQWFALSLCGCIGIGILFWAMGEPIYHMMQPPLSLHITPGTKDAGVFAIAQTTLHWTIAQYCFYTICGVAIALVSYNRNYPLSVAAGMYALFPKKSRPVLTATVHAICLFSLCCAIATSMGAGLMQIGSGTGMIFDYVPGHKTWAAAAAIIIPIYVISSYSGLKKGMRILSSGTTKAFFFFMGLVLFLGPTLFILGIGVESFGYFANNFFRNSTLLNTMQVDDKWPMQWLVPYMEIFFIFAPLLGHFLARMGKGRTIRQFILVNIIPPTVFCHFWIATFGGTAVFFQWSGLYDVWSGIHEFGMESMVYILLSQFPYSKVLMAIFVITIVFSFATMTDSLVATLAIISTKGVRASEEPPKHLKIIWGIVTGLIAYVLCVCGGIEPVRGLISLAGFPMMIFTFAMCISLVKDGIYLLSKPDWLDTETEKN